From Ascaphus truei isolate aAscTru1 chromosome 20, aAscTru1.hap1, whole genome shotgun sequence, one genomic window encodes:
- the LOC142471306 gene encoding E3 ubiquitin/ISG15 ligase TRIM25-like — MASAGLREELNCPICLSIYTQPVTLRCGHNFCQGCIGSVWYSQGGSGLYTCPECRKRFQERPALQRNLKLCNIAERFLSTQPEQEEAVIFCTYCVTSSVPAAKTCLQCDASLCDIHLERHSKSEEHVLTEPTTSLKNRKCPVHKEILKYYCTEDAACICVSCCVFGEHRGHQVESLNEASEKKKEKLRHVLEKLTSVREETEKRAQSLQEHRREAQEKAAGVTDRVTALIRDIRAQLEVLEKRVLSEITRWEEQVSLRVSDLIQQLEIKKDELSRKMLHIEELSNITDPLTVLQGRESDNAEDREREGNKVPAVGDLDEVLISLTLQRLADIVTDLIAKSGFCVQGDSGILLDVNTAGNHVSVSGDLKTASSSERNQLRPKTPERFVCDQVLSSRSFSSGQHYWEVEISDSGGKGIGISYPSIVRKGRLSYIGENKKSWGLYMWGNNHSVIHDSMQTWIYPESPVQRLGIYLDYEAGRLSFYQLCDPIRHLHTVTATFTEPLHAAFYVDKKGWVRIRS, encoded by the coding sequence ATGGCGTCTGCTGGTCTGAGAGAGGAGCTAAACTGCCCCATCTGCCTGAGCATTTATACCCAGCCTGTAACGCTGAGATGTGGGCATAACTTCTGCCAGGGCTGTattgggagtgtgtggtattCCCAGGGGGGATCTGGACTTTATACCTGTCCTGAATGCAGAAAAAGGTTTCAGGAGCGTCCtgcactgcagaggaacctgaAGCTGTGTAACATAGCGGAGCGTTTCCTTTCTACTCAGCCGGAGCAGGAGGAGGCTGTGATCTTCTGCACTTACTGTGTTACCTCCTCTGTACCTGCTGCTAAAACCTGTCTGCAGTGTGACGCCTCCCTGTGTGATATTCACCTAGAGAGACACAGCAAGTCAGAGGAACACGTCTTAACTGAGCcaaccacctccttaaagaaCAGGAAATGTCCCGTCCACAAGGAGATCCTGAAGTATTACTGCACTGAGGATGctgcctgtatctgtgtgtcctgctgcgtGTTTGGGGAGCACAGGGGACACCAGGTGGAGTCGCTGAATGAGGCCTctgagaagaagaaggagaaacTGAGACATGTTCTGGAGAAACTGACCTCAGTGAGAGAGGAGACTGAGAAAAGAGCCCAGAGTCTGCAGGAACACAGGAGAGAAGCGCAAGAGAAAGCAGCCGGGGTAACAGACCGAGTCACTGCCCTGATTAGGGACATCAGGGCACAGCTGGAAGTCCTAGAGAAGCGAGTCCTGAGTGAGATCACCAGGTGGGAAGAGCAGGTTTCTCTCCGAGTCTCTGATCTAATCCAGCAGCTGGAAATAAAGAAGGACGAGCTGTCCAGGAAGATGCTTCACATTGAGGAGCTGAGCAACATCACTGATCCACTAACTGTCTTACAGGGACGGGAATCAGACAATgctgaggacagagagagagagggtaataaGGTCCCTGCTGTAGGGGATTTGGATGAGGTTCTGATCTCACTGACATTACAGAGATTAGCTGATATTGTGACTGATCTAATAGCAAAGAGCGGGTTCTGTGTGCAGGGGGATTCAGGCATATTACTGGATGTAAATACAGCTGGTAATCATGTATCTGTATCAGGTGACCTGAAAACTGCATCCAGCTCAGAAAGAAACCAGTTACGCCCAAAGACCCCAGAGAGATTTGTGTGTGATCAGGTTTTAAGCAGCAGGAGTTTTTCCTCAGGACAACATTACTGGGAAGTGGAGATCAGTGATTCAGGGGGCAAGGGGATAGGGATTTCCTATCCCAGTATAGTAAGGAAAGGACGTCTGTCCTACATAGGAGAGAATAAGAAGTCCTGGGGTTTATACATGTGGGGTAATAATCATTCAGTGATACATGACTCCATGCAAACATGGATATATCCCGAGTCTCCCGTGCAGAGATTAGGAATATACCTGGATTATGAGGCTGGGCGGCTGTCCTTTTATCAGCTGTGTGACCcgatcagacacttacacaccgtCACTGCCACCTTCACTGAGCCTCTGCATGCTGCGTTCTATGTAGATAAGAAAGGCTGGGTCAGAATCAGGAGCTAG